The following is a genomic window from Elusimicrobiota bacterium.
TAATTGATATTACGGTAGTGGGTTATCAAACCGGTAGGTTTGTGAAGGTTTCTCGGTAGAGATTCTTGGAAAATAACAAATTGAGGTGGTTTTATGGGCAGATCTGCACCAAGCAGAAAAAAACAAATAGAAATGGCTTTGAAAAGCATCTTAAGGCAAGGTGCTTCAAAATATCAGGCAAAAGAAGAATACCGGGCGGAAGCCCGGGCTAGAGGCGAAAAAATATTAACAGCAAAGACAAATTACATCCACTCATCAAAATGGTATGACAACGTGTTTAATGTAGCCCAGCGGTATATTAAGTTTGCTGACGAAAACGGCTTTGGTCATAAATATATAAATTCATATAACCACCAGGAGGCCGGAAAAGCTTTTTTCCAGGATTTATTAAACCGTGGAGTTAAAGATATCCAGGGTATTGCTTCGGCACTGCGAAAATTTTCAGATGCTGTGGAAAAACGATTTGGCGGAGAAATAAAAATTGTTCCAGATGAATTACGGGGAATGATTAACCAGGCCCGAGCAGCTGGTCAAAAAATACCGGTGACTAAGCAGGAAAGAATAGTCGATAGGGCTGGCTACAGGGTATACACTTCAGAGGAAATGACCAAAATTTTGCAGCATGTTTGGCAGCAAAAAAACGGGGATAGGTATGCAGTTGCTATCCGTGGTATGTCAGAACTAGGTTTACGTTCCAAAGAATGTGCTAAACTACAGGTACGGGATATTGATTTTGAAAAGGGTTTAATTCATGTAAAGTATGGCGCCAAAGGCAAGAGAGAACGCTGGGTGCCTGTTTCTAAACCATATTTAGAGGAACTAAAAAATATTTGCGAAAATAAAGGCAAAAAAGATTTTGTGTTTATTGTACCAGGAAGAAAATGGGAGAATCGATATAAAAATATCTGGAGTAGTTTTGAAAAAGCCTGTGAGGCAACCGGCTTAGAACAGCATAGAATTCACAATTTAAGGGCTACCTGGGCAAGTAAGAAATACTATGAATTTAGGGAAAAAGGAATGGACAGGGAAAAAGCCAGGTTAGAGGTAAGTAAAATTTTAGGACACAACCGTAGTGAGGTTGTGGACTGGTATATAGATTACAGTAAAGAAAAATGATTCTAATGGAGGAAGATTAATAATGGCAAACAGAAAAACAATCTTCCGACAAATCGATCAAT
Proteins encoded in this region:
- a CDS encoding site-specific integrase, with amino-acid sequence MGRSAPSRKKQIEMALKSILRQGASKYQAKEEYRAEARARGEKILTAKTNYIHSSKWYDNVFNVAQRYIKFADENGFGHKYINSYNHQEAGKAFFQDLLNRGVKDIQGIASALRKFSDAVEKRFGGEIKIVPDELRGMINQARAAGQKIPVTKQERIVDRAGYRVYTSEEMTKILQHVWQQKNGDRYAVAIRGMSELGLRSKECAKLQVRDIDFEKGLIHVKYGAKGKRERWVPVSKPYLEELKNICENKGKKDFVFIVPGRKWENRYKNIWSSFEKACEATGLEQHRIHNLRATWASKKYYEFREKGMDREKARLEVSKILGHNRSEVVDWYIDYSKEK